One window of the Eucalyptus grandis isolate ANBG69807.140 chromosome 8, ASM1654582v1, whole genome shotgun sequence genome contains the following:
- the LOC104416822 gene encoding disease resistance protein RPV1 — translation MASAYEGNVEAQVAVIVFSEDYASSSWCLEEVAKIMNCKAQKDLIVLPVFYKVKPREVRERKGSYGRAMAKHESEFGKDSHKMNRWKKALFDASKLSGWHFNNEVEVELIEKIVKEISNQLDRRPLHVARHPVGIHPRVVELESMLKLESDNDVLMIGLWGPGGIGKTTLSKALYNTIFRQFEGSCFLADVRKTSKDSEDLVPLQKKLLSKILPRRRVVVSSVDEGINLMRDRLCHKKVLLVLDDVNDVRRLYALAGEPEGFGEGSRIIITTRDEQLLTSHGIDEDHIYEVEPLEYCDALELLNGHAFRRNNKKIIRKDLVDRVLHYANGLPLALEELGRSLCCRREREWESTLHNLAKFPNKFINDALKWSYDGLEDYAKEIFLDIACFFEGQSKEYIMKVLDSCNFDPTIVVQVLAEKSLIIKEREILRMRNLIQLMAMDIIRQECPNDPGRRSRLWLFDDFHNVLSRHLVRFAGIDIYFALIV, via the exons ATGGCCAGTGCTTATGAAGGCAATGTGGAAGCGCAAGTTGCGGTCATCGTTTTCTCTGAGGACTACGCTTCCTCATCATGGTGTTTGGAAGAGGTGGCAAAAATCATGAATTGCAAGGCACAAAAGGACTTGATTGTGTTGCCGGTGTTTTACAAAGTGAAACCAAGAGAagtgagagagaggaaagggagTTATGGGAGAGCCATGGCTAAACATGAGTCTGAATTTGGAAAGGATTCACACAAAATGAATCGATGGAAGAAGGCTCTTTTTGATGCCAGTAAATTGTCTGGATGGCACTTTAATAATGA agtTGAAGTAGAGCTTATAGAGAAAATTGTAAAGGAGATCTCTAACCAGTTAGACCGAAGACCCTTACATGTTGCTAGGCATCCAGTTGGGATACATCCTCGCGTGGTAGAGCTGGAATCAATGTTAAAACTTGAGTCTGATAATGATGTTCTCATGATAGGATTATGGGGACCGGGAGGCATAGGGAAGACAACATTAAGTAAAGCCCTTTACAATACTATATTTAGACAATTTGAGGGTTCATGTTTTTTGGCAGATGTTCGTAAAACTTCAAAAGATTCCGAGGATCTAGTTCCTTTGCAGAAAAAATTATTGTCCAAGATATTACCAAGACGAAGAGTAGTGGTATCTAGTGTTGATGAAGGTATTAATTTAATGAGAGATAGACTTTGCCACAAGAAAGTCCTCCTTGTTCTCGATGATGTCAATGACGTAAGACGGTTATATGCTTTAGCTGGAGAGCCGGAGGGGTTTGGTGAAGGAAGCAGGATCATCATTACTACAAGAGATGAGCAATTGCTAACTTCTCATGGGATAGATGAAGATCACATCTATGAAGTTGAGCCTCTAGAGTATTGTGATGCTCTTGAACTTCTCAATGGACATGCTTTTcgaagaaacaacaaaaaaataataaggaagGATCTTGTGGATAGGGTTTTGCATTATGCTAATGGActtcctttagcacttgagGAATTGGGTCGTTCCCTGTGTTGTAGGAGAGAACGTGAGTGGGAAAGTACATTGCATAATCTCGCCAAGTTTCCTAACAAATTCATCAATGATGCTCTTAAGTGGAGTTATGATGGACTAGAGGACTATGCAAAGGAAATCTTCCTtgatattgcttgtttcttcGAGGGGCAATCTAAAGAGTATATTATGAAAGTTCTTGACTCTTGCAACTTTGACCCTACAATTGTAGTGCAAGTTCTTGCTGAGAAGTCCTTGataattaaagagagagagatcctacGAATGCGTAACTTGATTCAATTGATGGCCATGGATATCATTAGACAAGAATGTCCTAATGATCCTGGAAGACGTAGCAGGTTATggctttttgatgattttcataATGTTTTGTCAAGGCATTTAGTAAGATTTGCTggtattgatatttattttgctCTCATTGTTTAA